A portion of the Thermosipho africanus Ob7 genome contains these proteins:
- a CDS encoding L-lactate dehydrogenase, whose translation MERSDNMKISIIGAGRVGTSIAYSLLHRKIANEIVIIDKNYEKAYGEALDLYHGTSLLKRCNIYAGNFQDLKNSDIVIITAGAAQKVGETRLDLTKRNYEIIKEISKEIKKCANESIIINVTNPVDVLTYFLWKELDFPKNKVIGTGTILDTARFRALVSKQCGVSPASVHAYIVGEHGDSELMVWSSATIGGVNIKDFCKVCNRKNCRNLRDIFEETKNAAYTIIEKKGATNFAIGVVTAQLVESIFKDEKKVLTPSTYIDGIFIGFPAIVGKNGIERIIPIEMDEFEISLFENSKNIIRKQIEEIEL comes from the coding sequence TTGGAAAGGAGTGATAATATGAAAATTTCAATAATTGGTGCAGGAAGAGTAGGTACAAGCATAGCATATTCTTTGCTTCATAGAAAGATAGCTAATGAGATAGTAATTATTGATAAAAATTATGAAAAGGCTTATGGTGAAGCATTAGATCTTTATCATGGTACTTCTTTACTCAAGCGATGTAATATTTATGCTGGAAATTTCCAAGATTTAAAAAACAGTGATATTGTTATTATTACCGCTGGTGCAGCTCAAAAAGTTGGTGAAACAAGGTTAGATTTAACAAAAAGAAACTATGAGATAATAAAAGAAATATCTAAAGAAATAAAAAAATGCGCTAATGAAAGTATTATAATAAACGTAACTAATCCAGTTGATGTGCTTACTTATTTTCTTTGGAAAGAACTAGACTTTCCAAAAAATAAAGTGATTGGTACAGGGACAATACTTGATACAGCAAGATTTAGAGCTTTGGTTTCAAAGCAGTGTGGAGTTTCACCGGCAAGTGTTCATGCATATATTGTGGGTGAACATGGCGATAGTGAACTAATGGTTTGGAGTAGTGCAACTATTGGTGGTGTAAATATAAAAGATTTTTGCAAGGTATGTAATAGAAAAAATTGTAGAAATTTGAGAGACATATTTGAGGAAACTAAAAATGCAGCTTATACAATTATTGAGAAAAAAGGAGCTACAAACTTTGCTATAGGAGTAGTTACAGCTCAACTTGTTGAGAGTATTTTTAAAGATGAGAAAAAAGTCTTAACTCCATCAACATATATTGATGGTATTTTCATAGGTTTTCCCGCAATTGTAGGTAAAAATGGAATAGAAAGAATTATTCCAATTGAAATGGATGAATTCGAAATTAGTTTGTTTGAAAATTCAAAAAATATAATAAGAAAGCAAATAGAAGAAATAGAACTATAA
- the epsC gene encoding serine O-acetyltransferase EpsC yields the protein MRKFFKDLKNTFIAIKKDKEEILKKDPSIENSYQVLFHVGFISLTFYRISHLFYINNLKFISFLIHFLSRILFSIDIHPAAKIEPGVVIDHGIGTVIGSTASVGEGTIIYHGVTLGARNIQKGKRHPDVGKNVLIGAGAKILGPVKIGNNAKIGANSVVLDDVPENSVFVGIPAKNINEIKKEEIEWII from the coding sequence GTGCGCAAATTTTTTAAAGACTTAAAAAATACTTTTATTGCTATCAAAAAAGATAAGGAAGAAATACTAAAAAAAGATCCTTCCATTGAAAATTCATATCAAGTTCTATTCCATGTTGGATTTATCTCTTTAACATTTTATAGAATCTCCCACCTATTTTATATTAATAACCTTAAGTTTATTTCATTCTTAATTCATTTTCTATCAAGAATATTGTTTTCAATCGATATTCACCCTGCAGCTAAAATTGAACCAGGAGTAGTTATAGATCACGGAATAGGAACTGTAATAGGCTCTACTGCGTCAGTTGGTGAAGGTACAATAATCTATCATGGAGTTACTTTGGGGGCAAGAAATATTCAAAAAGGAAAAAGACATCCAGATGTTGGAAAAAACGTACTTATAGGTGCCGGCGCAAAAATTCTTGGGCCAGTCAAAATAGGAAATAATGCAAAAATAGGTGCAAACTCAGTAGTTTTAGACGATGTTCCAGAAAATTCAGTGTTTGTAGGGATTCCCGCAAAAAATATAAATGAAATAAAAAAAGAAGAAATAGAATGGATTATATAA
- a CDS encoding PLP-dependent cysteine synthase family protein translates to MIGNTPVYFIEELGIYAKFERNNPSGSVKDRAAYFMIKAAINNNLIKNGIIVEPTSGNTGISLSWIGKKLGLKTILTMPESMSKERIEIMKAFGADVVLTPADKGMKGAIEKAKEIVAEKDAFMPNQFENPFNVLAHELTTGPEILRQTNFELDVFVAGVGTGGTISGVGRVLKKFFNKKVKIVAVEPENSAVLSGKNPGKHKIQGIGAGFIPKILDQTVIDKIETVKDEEVLDMFVYLNKKLGLNVGISAAANALVATKYKNFGKVLTVFPDDVTKYMSILESI, encoded by the coding sequence ATGATTGGAAATACTCCAGTATACTTTATTGAAGAATTAGGCATATATGCAAAATTTGAACGAAACAATCCTTCAGGTAGTGTGAAGGATCGTGCAGCTTATTTTATGATAAAAGCTGCTATTAACAACAACTTAATCAAAAATGGAATTATCGTGGAACCAACTAGTGGCAACACAGGAATCTCTCTTTCATGGATTGGTAAAAAATTAGGACTTAAAACAATCTTAACAATGCCTGAAAGTATGAGTAAAGAAAGAATTGAAATTATGAAAGCATTCGGTGCTGACGTTGTACTAACTCCTGCTGATAAGGGAATGAAAGGTGCAATTGAAAAAGCAAAAGAAATAGTTGCTGAAAAAGATGCTTTTATGCCAAATCAATTTGAAAATCCTTTCAACGTTTTAGCTCACGAGCTTACAACTGGACCTGAAATACTAAGACAAACCAATTTTGAATTAGATGTTTTTGTTGCAGGAGTTGGGACGGGTGGAACAATTAGTGGTGTTGGTAGAGTTTTAAAAAAATTCTTTAACAAAAAAGTTAAAATTGTAGCTGTCGAACCTGAAAATTCAGCCGTTTTATCAGGAAAAAATCCTGGAAAACACAAAATTCAAGGTATTGGTGCAGGATTTATTCCAAAAATTTTGGATCAAACAGTTATCGATAAAATAGAAACTGTAAAAGATGAAGAAGTCCTGGATATGTTCGTATATCTCAACAAAAAGCTTGGTCTCAACGTTGGAATTTCAGCTGCAGCAAACGCACTTGTTGCTACTAAATACAAAAATTTTGGAAAAGTCCTAACCGTTTTTCCCGATGATGTTACTAAATACATGTCAATTTTAGAATCAATTTAA
- the purE gene encoding 5-(carboxyamino)imidazole ribonucleotide mutase: protein MISIIAGSKSDSNIVEKVEKVLEEFSVPYETKYLSAHRTPDLLDEYIQSCEKKGTKVFIAIAGGAAHLPGVIASKTLKPVIGVPVKSNDLGGLDSLLSIVQMPNDIPVATVGIDRGKNAALLAIEILALSDESLSKKLKDYRSKLVGKYL, encoded by the coding sequence GTGATAAGTATTATTGCAGGCAGCAAAAGTGATTCAAACATAGTAGAAAAAGTAGAAAAAGTCCTAGAAGAATTTTCAGTACCATATGAAACAAAATATCTTTCAGCACACAGAACACCAGATTTGTTGGATGAATACATTCAAAGCTGCGAAAAGAAAGGTACCAAAGTATTTATTGCAATCGCAGGTGGAGCAGCTCATCTTCCAGGGGTAATTGCTTCAAAAACATTAAAACCAGTCATTGGGGTACCTGTAAAATCTAACGACTTAGGGGGATTAGATTCTTTATTATCTATTGTTCAAATGCCAAATGACATTCCAGTTGCTACCGTGGGGATCGATAGGGGGAAAAATGCCGCATTACTTGCAATTGAAATACTTGCGTTAAGTGATGAAAGTTTATCAAAAAAACTAAAAGATTACCGCTCAAAGCTTGTGGGGAAGTATCTTTAA
- a CDS encoding phosphoribosylaminoimidazolesuccinocarboxamide synthase — translation MEGKTKIVENFGDYVILNFKDDITAGDGEKHNVLEGKGAICAEITAISMKYLNSMGIYTQFLDFISPNKIKAVSLKMLPLEVVVRLKKAGSFIRRYGGNEGEEFKEPLVEFFIKDDERHDPMVCKNHLVLFEICNEKQAEEIEKSAKKTAIELKNFFEKLGFDLWDMKFEYGIDNEGKVCLGDEISPDTLRLRKKDGIFDKDVYRKDLGDPLEKYREVLSACRSLNLL, via the coding sequence ATGGAAGGAAAAACAAAGATTGTTGAAAATTTTGGGGATTACGTTATTTTAAATTTTAAAGATGATATCACTGCCGGGGATGGGGAAAAACATAACGTTTTAGAAGGGAAAGGTGCTATTTGCGCAGAAATTACCGCAATTTCAATGAAATATTTAAACTCAATGGGGATATATACACAATTTTTAGATTTCATTTCACCTAACAAAATAAAAGCAGTATCATTAAAAATGTTACCACTTGAAGTTGTAGTAAGGTTAAAAAAAGCGGGATCTTTTATAAGAAGATACGGGGGTAATGAGGGAGAAGAATTTAAAGAACCTCTAGTTGAATTTTTTATAAAAGATGATGAAAGACATGATCCTATGGTATGTAAAAACCATCTTGTATTATTTGAAATCTGTAATGAAAAACAAGCAGAAGAAATAGAAAAAAGTGCTAAAAAAACAGCAATTGAACTTAAAAACTTTTTTGAAAAACTTGGATTTGATCTATGGGATATGAAGTTTGAATATGGTATTGACAATGAAGGAAAAGTCTGTTTAGGTGATGAAATTTCACCTGATACTCTGAGACTTAGAAAAAAAGATGGTATATTTGATAAGGATGTATATAGAAAAGATTTAGGAGATCCACTTGAAAAATATAGGGAGGTTCTCTCAGCATGCAGAAGTTTAAATTTGTTATAG